A genomic region of Enterococcus sp. 12C11_DIV0727 contains the following coding sequences:
- a CDS encoding ABC transporter ATP-binding protein, producing MSDGNQLLDVQHLHTGFRIKDEFYDAVDDVSFELGKNEILAIVGESGCGKSTLATTIIGLHDANNTRVTGEILYKDLNLTTFNEQLYNKIRGNDIGMIFQDPLSALNPLMRIEDQIKESLTYHTDMNAEQKQARVIELLTQVGIPNPERVGKQYPHELSGGMRQRVIIAIAIACKPAIIIADEPTTALDVTIQAQILDLLKDLQEETGSGIILITHDLGVVAEMADKVAVMYAGQFVEVATAEELFNNPKHPYTRSLLQSIPQEDSDDSQLHVIEGVVPSLSKLPREGCRFAPRIPWISEDAHEAEPTLHEVSEGHFVRCTCYQDFHFRDDQEEV from the coding sequence GTGAGTGACGGTAATCAATTGTTAGACGTTCAGCATCTGCATACAGGTTTTCGTATCAAAGACGAGTTCTATGATGCAGTTGATGATGTGTCATTTGAATTAGGAAAAAATGAAATCTTAGCTATCGTTGGGGAATCAGGTTGTGGGAAGAGTACATTAGCTACAACGATCATTGGTCTCCATGATGCCAATAATACCCGTGTAACGGGAGAAATTCTTTATAAGGATTTAAATTTAACAACGTTTAACGAGCAATTATATAATAAAATTCGTGGTAATGATATCGGCATGATCTTTCAAGATCCGTTGTCAGCGTTAAATCCTTTGATGCGTATTGAAGATCAGATCAAAGAAAGCTTGACCTATCATACGGATATGAATGCGGAGCAAAAACAAGCTCGCGTGATCGAGCTCTTGACCCAAGTGGGTATTCCTAATCCTGAGCGAGTAGGGAAGCAATATCCTCATGAGTTATCTGGAGGAATGCGACAACGTGTGATCATTGCAATCGCTATTGCATGTAAACCAGCTATCATTATTGCTGATGAACCGACAACGGCATTGGATGTAACGATTCAAGCACAAATTTTGGACTTACTTAAAGACTTGCAAGAAGAAACTGGTTCAGGGATCATTTTGATTACCCATGATTTAGGTGTGGTAGCTGAAATGGCTGATAAGGTAGCAGTGATGTATGCTGGGCAATTTGTAGAAGTTGCGACAGCTGAAGAATTATTCAATAATCCCAAACATCCATACACGCGCTCACTTTTACAGTCTATTCCGCAAGAAGATTCAGATGATAGTCAGTTACATGTGATCGAGGGGGTCGTTCCTTCATTGAGTAAATTACCAAGAGAAGGGTGCCGTTTTGCACCAAGAATTCCTTGGATTTCAGAAGATGCTCATGAAGCAGAACCAACATTGCATGAAGTGTCAGAGGGCCATTTTGTCCGCTGTACATGTTATCAGGATTTCCATTTTAGAGACGATCAGGAGGAAGTATAA
- the acpP gene encoding acyl carrier protein, translating into MTREEVLEKVAKIISNHFDIEAEKVTDQLNIKDDLNADSISVMEFVLELEDEFGTEISDEDAEQIETVGAAVDYIMNNL; encoded by the coding sequence TTGACTCGTGAAGAAGTACTTGAAAAAGTAGCGAAGATTATCTCAAACCACTTTGATATTGAAGCTGAGAAAGTGACAGATCAATTAAACATTAAAGATGACTTGAATGCAGATTCGATTAGTGTAATGGAATTTGTTTTAGAGCTTGAAGATGAGTTTGGTACAGAAATTTCTGATGAAGACGCAGAGCAAATTGAAACAGTAGGTGCCGCTGTAGATTATATTATGAACAACTTATAA
- the plsX gene encoding phosphate acyltransferase PlsX — protein MKIAVDAMGGDHAPQAIVEGVMLAKQDFPDIEFLLYGKEPEIKKYVTDVTNITIIHTDEKIDSDDEPVKAIRRKKTASMVLAAQAVKNGEADAIFSAGNTGALLAAGLFIVGRIKNVERPGLMSTLPVIGQPDGGFDMLDLGANADNKPEHLVQYAVLGSFYAEKVRNINKPRVALLNNGSEETKGSELTKKAFELLSEEESIHFIGNVEARDLLSGAADVVVTDGFTGNAVLKSIEGTALNMMGLLKSSILAEGFKGKMGALLLKNALRGMKDEMDYSKHGGAVLFGLKAPVVKTHGSTGPEAVRYTIRQIHTMLKTEVVPQLVSYYETKE, from the coding sequence ATGAAGATTGCAGTAGATGCAATGGGTGGCGATCATGCGCCGCAGGCTATTGTTGAAGGCGTGATGTTGGCCAAACAGGATTTTCCAGATATTGAGTTTTTACTTTATGGAAAAGAGCCTGAAATTAAAAAATATGTAACAGATGTAACAAACATTACGATTATCCATACGGATGAGAAAATCGATAGCGATGATGAGCCAGTTAAAGCGATTCGTCGTAAGAAGACAGCTTCAATGGTATTAGCTGCGCAAGCAGTAAAAAATGGGGAAGCGGATGCGATTTTTTCTGCAGGGAACACTGGTGCGTTATTAGCTGCTGGATTATTTATCGTTGGACGAATCAAAAATGTAGAACGCCCAGGATTGATGTCAACATTGCCAGTGATTGGTCAACCAGACGGTGGGTTTGATATGTTGGATTTAGGTGCAAATGCTGATAACAAACCTGAACACTTGGTTCAATATGCTGTATTAGGTTCTTTTTATGCTGAAAAAGTTAGAAACATCAACAAACCTCGTGTAGCACTTTTAAATAACGGTTCTGAGGAAACAAAAGGCAGTGAGTTAACGAAGAAAGCCTTTGAACTACTTTCAGAAGAAGAAAGCATCCATTTTATTGGTAATGTAGAGGCACGGGATTTATTGAGCGGAGCAGCCGATGTGGTTGTGACGGATGGTTTTACAGGGAATGCTGTATTGAAATCGATTGAAGGTACTGCTTTGAATATGATGGGTCTTTTAAAATCATCGATCCTTGCAGAAGGGTTTAAAGGAAAAATGGGTGCCTTGCTTTTAAAAAATGCGTTGCGCGGTATGAAAGATGAAATGGATTACTCGAAACATGGTGGAGCAGTTCTTTTTGGCTTGAAAGCACCAGTCGTTAAAACCCATGGATCAACAGGTCCAGAGGCTGTTCGATATACGATCCGCCAAATTCATACAATGTTGAAAACAGAAGTTGTCCCCCAATTAGTCAGCTATTATGAAACGAAAGAATAA
- a CDS encoding DAK2 domain-containing protein, with protein sequence MNVTEISASQFQEMVQAGASRLHVNAEYVNSLNVFPVPDGDTGTNMNLSMTSGAKAVADSRSEKVGELTTILSKGLLMGARGNSGVILSQLFRGFSKQIPDVVTLNAKDLAAAFTHGVETAYKAVMKPVEGTILTVSREAARSGERKAKETDDCIEVMEAVVKGAKRALAKTPDLLPVLKEVGVVDSGGQGLLFIYEGFLEALSGEFLATEVYEPSPGEMDEMVNAEHHRGVSGHVATEDIKFGYCTEIMVQIGEGPTVDSDFDYETFRNYLNELGDSLLVVNDDEIIKVHVHTEHPGEVMNYGQKFGSLVKIKVDNMRLQHETLVEHDAKAAVAQKPRVPFAVIAIAAGEGVQALFRSLGASYIISGGQTMNPSTEDILKAVKEVNADQVIILPNNKNIFMAADQAAEVADIPVAVVPTKTISQGMTAMLAFNDQQTLEENKTTMTEMIESVVSGQVTTAVRDTTIDNVEIKKDDYLGMIDGKIVVSEPDMFKASLDTLKRMIDEDTEIVTIIVGEEGTMKEAEKFVEALTAEYEDLETELHEGGQPVYPYLFSAE encoded by the coding sequence GTGAATGTAACAGAAATCAGTGCAAGTCAGTTCCAAGAGATGGTTCAGGCAGGTGCGAGTCGTTTGCATGTGAATGCAGAGTATGTCAACTCATTGAACGTTTTCCCTGTACCCGATGGTGATACAGGAACAAATATGAACTTATCTATGACGAGCGGAGCGAAAGCTGTAGCCGATTCTCGTTCTGAGAAAGTCGGAGAATTAACAACTATTCTTTCAAAAGGATTATTGATGGGCGCTAGAGGAAATTCTGGTGTTATCTTATCACAATTGTTCCGTGGTTTTTCTAAACAAATTCCAGATGTTGTGACGTTAAACGCAAAAGATTTAGCCGCAGCCTTTACTCATGGTGTTGAGACTGCCTATAAAGCAGTAATGAAACCAGTAGAAGGAACAATTTTGACTGTTTCCCGTGAAGCTGCTCGTTCTGGTGAACGTAAAGCGAAAGAAACCGATGACTGTATTGAAGTGATGGAAGCCGTTGTGAAAGGTGCTAAACGTGCTTTAGCCAAAACGCCTGATCTTTTACCAGTCTTAAAAGAAGTCGGTGTGGTCGACAGTGGCGGTCAAGGCTTGTTATTTATCTATGAAGGCTTCTTAGAAGCTTTGTCTGGTGAATTTTTAGCAACAGAAGTTTATGAGCCAAGTCCTGGTGAGATGGATGAAATGGTTAATGCGGAACATCACCGTGGTGTCAGCGGACATGTTGCAACTGAAGATATCAAATTCGGTTATTGTACAGAAATCATGGTTCAAATCGGTGAAGGTCCAACTGTAGACAGCGACTTCGATTATGAAACATTCAGAAACTATTTAAACGAATTAGGGGATTCTCTACTTGTTGTAAATGACGATGAAATCATTAAAGTCCACGTCCATACAGAACATCCAGGTGAAGTGATGAACTACGGACAAAAATTCGGTTCATTAGTGAAAATCAAAGTCGATAACATGCGTTTACAGCATGAAACATTAGTTGAACACGATGCCAAAGCAGCAGTTGCTCAAAAACCACGTGTTCCATTTGCAGTGATTGCAATTGCAGCAGGTGAAGGTGTACAAGCATTATTCCGTAGTCTTGGCGCAAGCTACATCATCAGCGGTGGGCAAACAATGAATCCTAGTACTGAAGATATCTTGAAAGCTGTTAAAGAAGTCAATGCGGATCAAGTTATTATCTTACCTAACAACAAAAATATCTTCATGGCAGCTGATCAAGCAGCAGAAGTAGCAGATATTCCAGTAGCGGTTGTTCCAACAAAAACAATCTCTCAAGGAATGACAGCAATGCTTGCATTTAATGATCAACAAACACTAGAAGAAAATAAAACAACGATGACAGAAATGATCGAAAGTGTAGTCAGCGGGCAGGTAACAACAGCTGTACGTGATACAACGATTGATAATGTTGAAATCAAAAAAGACGACTATCTAGGGATGATCGACGGTAAAATCGTAGTTTCTGAACCAGATATGTTTAAAGCATCATTGGACACACTAAAACGCATGATCGATGAAGACACAGAAATCGTCACGATTATTGTGGGTGAAGAAGGTACAATGAAAGAAGCTGAAAAATTTGTAGAAGCATTGACTGCTGAATATGAAGATCTAGAAACAGAACTTCATGAAGGTGGACAACCAGTTTACCCATACCTGTTTTCAGCTGAATAA
- a CDS encoding Asp23/Gls24 family envelope stress response protein produces MAVKIKTPAGTIEITNEVIATVVGGAATDIYGIVGMASKNQIKDNLNGILRKENYSKGVVVRQEENGVAVDVYTIVSYGTKISEVSRNVQEKVKYNLETLLGVTSNSVNVFVQGVRVLPD; encoded by the coding sequence ATGGCTGTAAAAATCAAAACACCAGCAGGCACCATTGAGATTACCAATGAGGTTATTGCCACGGTCGTTGGCGGTGCTGCGACAGATATCTACGGAATCGTCGGTATGGCTAGTAAAAACCAAATCAAAGATAATTTAAATGGCATTTTGCGTAAAGAAAATTATTCTAAAGGTGTTGTCGTACGTCAAGAAGAAAATGGCGTTGCGGTCGACGTATATACTATTGTAAGTTATGGAACAAAAATTTCTGAGGTTTCTAGAAATGTACAAGAAAAAGTAAAATATAACCTTGAAACACTACTAGGCGTGACGTCTAATTCTGTCAACGTATTTGTGCAAGGTGTTCGTGTGTTGCCTGACTAG
- the rpmB gene encoding 50S ribosomal protein L28 produces the protein MAKVCYFTGRKTSSGNNRSHAMNATKRTVKPNLQKVRVLIDGKPKKVWVSTRALKSGKIERV, from the coding sequence ATGGCAAAAGTATGTTATTTTACTGGTCGTAAGACAAGCAGCGGCAACAACCGCTCACATGCAATGAACGCTACTAAACGTACTGTTAAACCTAACTTGCAAAAAGTTCGTGTATTAATAGACGGTAAACCTAAAAAAGTTTGGGTGTCAACTCGTGCTTTGAAATCTGGTAAAATCGAGCGTGTTTAA
- a CDS encoding thiamine diphosphokinase: protein MNILLVAGGSPDEWPQFDPKEFDYFVGIDRGSLYIVEHGWVLNIAVGDFDSLTQGEQERVQKQAQKLVQAQAEKDDTDTQLALALTVESFPNAEITIIGATGGRLDHFLANLWLPLEPRFQAFAGQIKVKDQQNSIAYYLPGSYIVKQETGMNYLAYCCFTPVKNLTLTESKYTLDHVDVEIPTSYASNEFVGATAGVSFDTGMIAVIQSRDK, encoded by the coding sequence ATGAATATTTTGCTTGTGGCTGGCGGTTCGCCGGATGAGTGGCCGCAGTTTGACCCGAAAGAGTTTGACTATTTCGTGGGTATTGATCGAGGCAGTTTATATATCGTAGAACATGGCTGGGTATTGAACATAGCAGTGGGAGATTTTGATTCTTTAACGCAGGGTGAGCAAGAACGGGTTCAAAAACAAGCGCAAAAATTGGTACAAGCGCAAGCGGAAAAAGATGATACTGATACTCAATTGGCTTTGGCACTGACGGTTGAATCATTTCCAAACGCTGAAATAACGATTATTGGTGCAACGGGTGGTCGCCTAGATCATTTTTTAGCTAACTTATGGTTACCCTTGGAACCACGTTTTCAAGCATTTGCGGGTCAAATAAAGGTAAAAGACCAGCAAAATAGTATTGCCTACTATCTTCCTGGCAGCTATATCGTGAAGCAAGAAACGGGTATGAATTATTTAGCTTACTGTTGTTTTACACCAGTTAAGAATCTGACGTTAACCGAAAGTAAGTATACGTTGGATCATGTAGATGTAGAGATTCCAACTTCTTATGCAAGTAATGAGTTTGTGGGAGCAACTGCTGGAGTGTCATTTGATACTGGAATGATAGCGGTGATCCAAAGTCGCGATAAATAA
- the rpe gene encoding ribulose-phosphate 3-epimerase produces MKLAPSILSADFANLERDIQLVEKLGADYIHVDVMDGQFVPNITLGPNVVSAIRPVTKLPLDVHLMIVQPENYIEAFAKAGADIITVHEESTPHIHRAIQMIKASGVKAGVVINPGTPLSAIEYVLDLVDQVLIMTVNPGFGGQSFIESSLDKIAQLKEWKETKGYTYDIEVDGGIVPETAKLCKEAGANVFVAGSYIYDSESPRDRIDALRAVLN; encoded by the coding sequence ATGAAACTAGCACCATCGATTTTAAGTGCCGATTTTGCCAATTTAGAAAGAGATATTCAATTAGTCGAAAAACTAGGAGCCGACTACATTCATGTGGATGTGATGGATGGTCAGTTTGTACCGAACATTACCTTAGGACCTAATGTGGTTTCAGCAATTCGACCAGTGACAAAATTACCACTGGATGTTCATTTAATGATTGTTCAGCCGGAAAACTATATTGAAGCTTTTGCTAAAGCAGGAGCCGATATTATCACCGTTCATGAAGAATCAACACCACATATCCATCGTGCTATTCAAATGATCAAAGCCTCAGGTGTGAAAGCAGGCGTTGTGATCAATCCAGGTACACCGTTGTCAGCGATTGAATATGTGCTGGATTTAGTCGATCAAGTCTTGATCATGACGGTCAATCCAGGATTTGGTGGACAATCGTTTATTGAAAGTTCATTAGATAAAATCGCTCAATTAAAAGAGTGGAAAGAAACGAAAGGCTATACGTATGATATCGAAGTTGATGGCGGTATTGTGCCAGAAACAGCCAAGCTTTGTAAAGAAGCAGGTGCCAATGTCTTTGTGGCAGGTTCTTATATTTATGATTCAGAAAGTCCAAGAGATCGTATTGATGCATTGAGAGCTGTGTTAAATTAA
- the rsgA gene encoding ribosome small subunit-dependent GTPase A produces MAFLKGQIRKALSGFYYIYADGATFQTRARGNFRNRNITPLVGDEVMFESDNPTDGYLLEVFPRHNELVRPPVANVDQGVVVMSMVEPNFSYNLLDRFLVTLEDKGIAPIIYLTKVDLLNDTEKVSVAAVQHVYGKIGYPVIAATKTNDDEAVRTLEQYFPERLTVFMGQSGAGKSTLLNKISPNLQLATDEISESLGRGKHTTRHVELLPLYDGLVADTPGFSSIDFLEMEATELPKQFPEFVEASASCKFRECMHRKEPNCEVKRRVEAGTIAQTRYDNYLQFLLEIENRRPIYKKK; encoded by the coding sequence GTGGCATTTCTGAAAGGTCAAATCAGAAAAGCATTAAGCGGTTTTTACTACATTTATGCAGATGGTGCAACATTTCAAACTAGAGCACGTGGAAATTTTCGGAATCGAAATATCACACCGTTAGTGGGTGATGAGGTGATGTTTGAAAGTGATAATCCAACAGATGGTTATTTGCTTGAAGTTTTTCCAAGACATAATGAATTAGTGCGTCCACCAGTCGCAAATGTGGATCAAGGTGTGGTCGTTATGAGCATGGTCGAACCTAATTTTTCTTATAACTTGTTGGATCGCTTTTTAGTTACATTAGAAGATAAAGGAATCGCTCCGATCATTTATTTGACAAAAGTTGATTTACTGAACGATACAGAGAAGGTCAGTGTCGCAGCTGTTCAACATGTCTATGGAAAAATCGGTTATCCTGTAATTGCTGCAACGAAAACGAATGACGACGAAGCAGTTCGGACTTTGGAGCAGTATTTTCCTGAACGTTTGACTGTTTTTATGGGGCAATCTGGTGCAGGGAAATCAACCTTACTAAACAAAATATCTCCCAATCTACAGCTAGCTACTGATGAAATTTCTGAATCATTAGGCCGTGGGAAACATACTACACGTCATGTGGAACTGTTGCCATTGTATGATGGACTAGTCGCAGATACGCCTGGATTTAGCTCAATCGACTTTTTAGAGATGGAAGCAACAGAATTACCTAAACAGTTCCCAGAATTTGTAGAAGCTTCAGCATCATGCAAGTTTCGTGAATGCATGCACCGCAAAGAACCTAATTGTGAAGTGAAAAGACGCGTAGAAGCTGGGACAATTGCGCAAACACGTTATGATAATTATCTGCAGTTTTTACTAGAAATAGAAAATCGCAGACCAATTTATAAGAAAAAATAA
- the pknB gene encoding Stk1 family PASTA domain-containing Ser/Thr kinase yields the protein MIEIGRKLNGRYHIIGNIGSGGMANVFLAHDLILDRDVAVKVLRFDFQNDQAAIRRFQREALAATELVHPNIVSVYDVGEEDGLQYLVMEYVKGMDLKRFIQTQYPIPYAKIVDIMEQILSAVSLAHEHRIIHRDLKPQNILMDESGVVKITDFGIAIALTETSITQTNTMLGSVHYLSPEQARGSMATNQSDVYAVGIILYEMLTGNVPFDGESAVTIALKHFQEEMPSVKTVDPNIPQSLENVVLHATAKDPADRYKTAEEMSRDLYTVLAANRLNEPKWQPTGLMGETKILTPITDEMEMPSSFNSMETPPEERNEHEEIEEQEEAAKKKKKKKKRVVIVMILLALTLIIGGLFYFAGRGSSEVKVPNVEDKTETQARSMLEDAGLEVKAEVKQIQSDDIEEGKVVKTDPEIGSTVKKNREVELYISSGNKKIKLADVTGDSYKDAIEKLGEQGFKESQIKIVKETDSKVDEDKVISQTPKKGEEVDPKTDEITLVVSKGPDDIYLADYASLGYSYNNAVTELLSYGIKESQITRVDRPSDTVVKDLVMEQNPAAGNPFNPKKGKITLTVSSGPDKTTTTSSESSTVVLGSYAESYTYDNAVNALTSLGIKQNQISRVDEASDLPKGTVISQDPGAGATFDLKNGKITLKVSSGPSNVSVPNVMDLSQADAKAQIESSGLKYIQGSGDASKGKVISVSPSVGDSVAKGTSITVNFSSGTDSTGNNNS from the coding sequence ATGATCGAAATCGGCAGAAAATTGAATGGTCGATATCATATTATTGGCAATATCGGCAGTGGCGGTATGGCAAATGTGTTTTTAGCACATGACTTGATTTTAGATCGTGACGTAGCAGTTAAAGTGTTACGTTTTGACTTTCAAAATGATCAAGCCGCGATTCGCCGCTTTCAAAGAGAAGCCCTAGCCGCTACCGAATTGGTTCATCCAAATATCGTCAGTGTCTATGATGTAGGCGAAGAAGATGGGTTACAATACTTAGTAATGGAGTATGTGAAAGGGATGGATCTAAAACGATTTATTCAAACACAATACCCGATTCCTTATGCAAAAATTGTTGATATCATGGAACAAATTTTATCAGCAGTTTCACTAGCGCACGAACATAGAATTATTCATAGAGATTTAAAGCCACAAAATATTTTGATGGATGAAAGTGGTGTTGTTAAGATCACCGATTTTGGGATCGCCATTGCCCTAACGGAAACATCTATCACTCAAACCAATACAATGCTAGGCTCTGTGCATTATTTATCTCCTGAACAAGCTCGTGGCAGCATGGCGACTAATCAGTCGGATGTTTATGCAGTTGGGATCATCCTATATGAGATGCTAACAGGTAACGTGCCATTTGATGGAGAGTCAGCTGTAACGATTGCCTTGAAACATTTCCAAGAAGAGATGCCTTCAGTTAAAACAGTTGATCCTAATATCCCTCAATCCTTGGAAAATGTGGTATTACATGCAACAGCTAAAGACCCAGCTGACCGCTATAAAACGGCTGAAGAAATGTCACGTGATTTATATACTGTATTGGCTGCTAACCGTTTAAATGAACCTAAATGGCAACCAACAGGATTGATGGGTGAAACCAAGATCCTAACGCCGATCACAGACGAAATGGAGATGCCCTCTTCCTTCAATTCGATGGAAACACCTCCAGAAGAGCGGAATGAGCATGAAGAGATTGAAGAACAGGAAGAGGCCGCAAAGAAGAAAAAAAAGAAGAAGAAACGGGTAGTCATCGTAATGATTTTATTGGCATTAACGTTGATTATTGGCGGATTATTCTATTTTGCAGGACGCGGCAGCAGCGAAGTCAAGGTACCAAATGTTGAAGATAAAACAGAAACGCAAGCGCGTAGTATGTTAGAAGATGCTGGTCTGGAAGTTAAAGCAGAGGTAAAGCAAATACAAAGTGACGATATTGAAGAAGGAAAAGTGGTCAAAACAGATCCTGAGATAGGTTCGACGGTTAAGAAAAATCGTGAAGTTGAGCTATATATCAGCTCTGGAAATAAAAAAATCAAGTTAGCTGATGTTACAGGCGACAGCTATAAAGACGCTATTGAAAAACTCGGTGAACAAGGGTTTAAAGAAAGCCAAATCAAAATCGTAAAAGAGACAGATTCTAAAGTAGATGAAGACAAAGTTATTAGTCAGACGCCGAAAAAAGGGGAAGAAGTTGACCCGAAAACAGATGAAATCACATTGGTTGTCAGCAAAGGACCAGATGATATCTATTTAGCTGACTATGCAAGCTTAGGCTATAGTTATAATAATGCAGTAACGGAATTGTTGAGTTACGGGATCAAAGAAAGCCAAATCACTCGAGTAGATCGACCAAGTGATACAGTGGTTAAAGATTTAGTCATGGAACAAAATCCAGCAGCGGGTAATCCATTTAATCCTAAAAAAGGGAAAATCACATTGACTGTTAGTTCTGGACCAGATAAAACAACAACGACTAGTTCTGAATCAAGTACAGTAGTTTTAGGAAGTTATGCTGAAAGTTACACATATGATAACGCAGTCAATGCTTTGACTAGCTTAGGAATTAAACAAAACCAAATTTCAAGAGTTGATGAAGCAAGTGACTTACCTAAGGGAACGGTTATCTCACAAGATCCAGGTGCAGGTGCGACCTTTGATCTTAAAAATGGCAAAATTACATTAAAAGTGAGTTCTGGCCCAAGTAATGTTAGCGTTCCAAACGTTATGGATCTTTCGCAAGCAGATGCTAAGGCACAAATAGAAAGTAGTGGTTTGAAGTATATTCAGGGATCTGGAGATGCTTCAAAAGGCAAAGTGATCAGTGTATCGCCAAGCGTTGGTGATAGTGTTGCTAAAGGCACCTCTATTACTGTTAATTTCTCAAGCGGAACTGACTCAACAGGTAATAACAATAGTTAG
- a CDS encoding Stp1/IreP family PP2C-type Ser/Thr phosphatase, whose protein sequence is MEINFQSDVGRKRNTNQDYAGLFENQSGVSLAILADGMGGHQAGDVASQMAVNNLGERWQESLIDTSEKAAQWLIKEIQDENKMIYEKGQSRPEYLGMGTTIVSAVLLDQSFVLANIGDSRAYLVRNGELRQLTEDHSLVNELVKSGEITREMAANHPRKNVLTRSLGMPRMVEVDVANHLWVPNDYILLCSDGLTNMVSEKDILATLLSDKTLNEKVETLIATANEAGGADNITVLVIHFDEQKEENQ, encoded by the coding sequence GTGGAAATCAATTTTCAATCAGATGTCGGACGGAAACGCAATACCAATCAGGATTATGCTGGTTTATTTGAGAACCAATCAGGAGTTTCTCTAGCTATTTTAGCAGATGGAATGGGCGGTCATCAGGCAGGAGATGTAGCGAGCCAGATGGCAGTCAATAATCTTGGTGAACGCTGGCAGGAAAGTCTAATCGATACATCAGAAAAAGCTGCCCAGTGGCTGATCAAAGAAATTCAAGATGAGAATAAAATGATTTATGAAAAAGGTCAGTCTCGCCCAGAATATTTAGGAATGGGAACGACGATTGTTAGCGCCGTTTTACTTGATCAATCATTTGTGTTGGCGAATATTGGTGATAGCCGAGCTTATTTAGTTCGTAATGGTGAATTGCGCCAACTAACAGAAGACCATTCTTTAGTTAATGAACTAGTAAAATCTGGCGAAATTACTCGCGAAATGGCGGCCAATCATCCACGTAAAAATGTTTTAACACGTTCATTAGGCATGCCACGGATGGTAGAAGTCGATGTTGCTAACCATCTTTGGGTACCAAATGACTATATTTTGCTATGCTCAGATGGACTGACAAACATGGTTTCAGAAAAGGATATTCTGGCTACTTTACTTTCAGATAAAACATTAAATGAAAAAGTTGAAACACTGATTGCAACTGCTAACGAAGCAGGTGGGGCGGACAACATCACTGTCTTAGTGATCCATTTTGACGAACAGAAGGAGGAAAACCAATGA